DNA from Peromyscus eremicus unplaced genomic scaffold, PerEre_H2_v1 PerEre#2#chr22_unloc_1, whole genome shotgun sequence:
CTTGCCTCCACAAAGCTCAGCTCTGACGCTGTTGGGACATTACAATCCATTCGGTCTCCCTCACACtccagttctccagagaaccccagaAACCAGCCTCCCCAGGTCCTGCGGGATCTGGCTCGAGCGCAACCCCTCAAGGAGCTAGGAGTAAGCAACCGGCAAGGGGCCCCCGCCAGGCAGCCTCGCGTTGCTGACCTGAAAAAGTGTTTTGAAAACTAAGAGCAGGGGTGTGGAGGGGACCCTGGCTCTCAATAAAGCTgatgttttttccccctttggcaaATTTATCTGGGGCCTCTGTCAGCTCAGAAACCTACCTCACCCACCACCAGAAGCGACCTCTAACCATCTTTAAGGTTCATCTGAAGGCCCTTCCCCGCCATTTCCAGCCTGTTAGGATCCTGAAAAGCTTACAATTCAAACCGAACTCATCTAAGCTGATATTCCcacaagcttttaaaaaaaaaaaaagagccgggcggtggtggcatacgcctttaatcccagcactcgggaggcagagccaggcagatctctgtgagttcgaggccagcctgggctaccaagtgagttccaggaaaggcgcaaagctacacagaggaaaccctgtctcgaaaaaccaaaaaaaaaaaaaagaaagaaacctttatTATACCTTACTATcaatttcatataaatatataaaaagtgaGCAGCCCCAATCCTCCTTTGCCCTCAAAGTCAAGGTCTTTGAAGAACTTTCTTCCCTTCTATTAAGCATTGGGTGAGTCTGATCGCTCAGAGAGGGTGCTGCCTtcccccaaggtcacacagcaaggtAGGGAAGACGGATgacagggaaggaggggaaggagctAGATGGGCAGGCAGCCCCGCACTGGCTCCTTGGAGTCCTGGGGGGCCCGGGCCTCAGCTGCTGCGTGGGAAAACTGAAAGAAAGGACAGGAGGTTTGTTGGGCCTGCAGTCATGGTAGGGAGGACACAGCAGAGGCAAGATCATACGAGGTAAATGGTGAGGAGGTGAGGTCCCCCGGGCCTGGCATCCCCAGCTTCATGCAGAGCCAAGCAGAGGCAGCATGCTGCATAGCCCACCAGCCGGGTGCTCCCAGGGTTCCCCACCCCAAGTCCTCCTGAGCCATCAGAGGCTGGCATGTCTCCGAGATGGCTGCTGTGGGCCAGGGTGTGCCAAGGCagtcctgggtggtggtggcggcggcggcggcggcggcggcggcagcccgTGGCCGACACCCCGGCGTTCAGATGAGCCGCTCTTCCGGGGGCAGCTTGAGGTTGGGGGGTGGTGGAGCACGGGCACCCACCTGCTCCTCGCTGCTGGGCCGGTAGGTGCCCTCCGTCTGGCGCTTTTCTCGAAGTTTCCGCATCAGCAGGAATAGCCCCACCGCTAGGAGGATGACTCCCAGGATGGAAAAGACCACGATGATGGCTACGAGGCCCTCTGAGGACTGCAGAGCGGGAGAGGGGACAGGTGTGACTAACTGCATGTGGGCCCTACTCACCCCACCTAAGTCACCTGACGGGGTGCTTTCTGGGGTTTCAAGGCTTTGCTCAGACCTAGAAACACCTCCTCAGCACCTCCCACACTGGTACCTCTGTCCCTGTCCCCTTCACACCGGCCCCCGCTGGGCTGCATGTGAGTGCTTGGGTTCTGGACAGATACAATTCTCTtgtcctcccttcttttttcctttcttttgtgttct
Protein-coding regions in this window:
- the Crb3 gene encoding protein crumbs homolog 3, which gives rise to MATPGLGLLLAFGLPMLPAGWSQATTAPDPSNSTTPSPDPGSNGGLSSEGLVAIIVVFSILGVILLAVGLFLLMRKLREKRQTEGTYRPSSEEQFSHAAAEARAPQDSKEPVRGCLPI